Proteins encoded in a region of the Pelmatolapia mariae isolate MD_Pm_ZW linkage group LG6, Pm_UMD_F_2, whole genome shotgun sequence genome:
- the LOC134628490 gene encoding monocyte to macrophage differentiation factor 2-like: protein MNLVRYMNNRVPPNKRYQPTEYEHAANCATHALWIIPSLLGSSVLHFQSEDQWERLSAWVYGAGLSSLFIISTLFHTVAWKKSHLRSVEQCFHMCDRMVIYFFIAASYAPWLNLRELGPWACHMRWLVWVMASFGTTYVFFFHERYKLMELICYTVMGVFPALVILSMPEQSGLCELLVGGACYCLGIVFFKSDGIVPFAHAIWHMFVAMGAAIHYYAIWKYLYAQPPTHQVHTSR from the exons GTATATGAACAATCGTGTTCCTCCTAACAAGAGATACCAGCCCACCGAATATGAGCATGCTGCCAATTGTGCCACGCATGCG TTGTGGATAATCCCCAGCCTGCTGGGAAGCTCAGTGTTGCACTTCCAGTCAGAGGACCAATGGGAACGGCTGTCAGCCTGGGTGTATGGGGCGGGGCTCAGCTCGCTCTTCATCATCTCCACCCTCTTCCACACTGTGGCCTGGAAGAAGAGCCACCTAcg GTCTGTGGAGCAATGTTTTCACATGTGTGACAGGATGGTGATCTATTTCTTCATCGCTGCCTCCTACGCCCCTTG GCTAAACCTGCGAGAGCTGGGTCCCTGGGCGTGTCACATGCGCTGGTTAGTTTGGGTCATGGCGTCTTTTGGAACCACCTACGTCTTCTTCTTCCATGAGAG GTATAAGCTCATGGAGTTGATCTGCTACACAGTGATGGGAGTTTTTCCTGCCCTGGTCATCCTCTCAATG CCGGAGCAGTCCGGGTTGTGTGAGCTGCTGGTCGGCGGGGCCTGCTACTGTTTGGGGATAGTCTTCTTCAAAAGTGACGGCATTGTCCCATTTGCTCACGCTATTTGGCACATGTTTGTAGCTATGGGAGCGGCCATACATTACTACGCCATCTGGAAGTACCTCTACGCCCAGCCACCCACCCATCAGGTCCACACCTCCAGATGA